In one Flavobacteriales bacterium genomic region, the following are encoded:
- a CDS encoding S8 family serine peptidase, with product MRRSFALITLVALIASCRREEPAAPQDFTQEGLLVESSPALPEPAGDPYTQEELDRIVIRTLESRNDFRWEWMDLRTLWSAVQYNDHTLAIGYQPAGAVGVDDRLHEVDIRSGAWKAVHDALLARILDALNADRKSEPVTLDDILVEDDPVLPILTLRLTDKRAITMLANLRNVRYLEPLDYFPEAGRDQRSTSGCNASTTAVNAADLTTITPNARLPWNFNNHGIPAAWTSVTGAGITVGIIDAGISSAQPLIGADFNNGDSDAGRTITTGYTYGGSAFSSCAHGTSMSGQAVGPRNATGAATGVAYRSSLRFIRACQDVVLDQSGERTGVKNALVALGDDPAVRVISMSIGTPFSSSVLTDGVNYAYGKGKMLMAAAGTSFSWTSWWGVIYPAALPKCVAVTGVKESGAKCSSCHDGSQVDLTICMERNASSSRNSLSLPPSGTSPIYIGGSSSATATAAGIAALVWSARPTATREQVLGCLTSTAQFAAAPSGSKGYGNINAAAAVNCALAP from the coding sequence ATGCGCCGCTCATTCGCCCTTATCACCCTGGTCGCCCTCATCGCCTCCTGCCGTCGCGAAGAGCCGGCGGCCCCGCAGGACTTCACGCAGGAAGGCCTCTTGGTGGAGAGCAGCCCTGCCCTGCCCGAACCTGCCGGGGATCCCTACACGCAGGAGGAGCTCGACCGCATCGTGATCCGCACCCTGGAGTCGCGCAACGATTTCCGATGGGAGTGGATGGACCTGCGCACGCTTTGGAGCGCCGTGCAGTACAATGACCACACCCTTGCCATCGGCTACCAGCCCGCAGGCGCCGTCGGGGTTGACGACCGCCTGCACGAGGTCGATATCCGCAGCGGAGCGTGGAAGGCGGTGCACGATGCGCTGCTGGCCCGCATCCTCGATGCGCTGAATGCCGACAGGAAGTCGGAACCCGTTACGCTCGACGACATCCTGGTGGAGGACGACCCCGTGCTGCCGATCCTCACCCTGCGCCTCACCGACAAGCGGGCGATCACCATGCTGGCCAACCTGCGCAACGTGCGCTACCTCGAGCCCTTGGACTACTTCCCGGAGGCCGGGCGCGATCAGCGGAGCACCAGCGGCTGCAATGCCAGCACCACGGCAGTGAACGCCGCCGACCTCACCACCATCACGCCGAATGCCCGCCTGCCGTGGAACTTCAACAACCACGGCATCCCCGCCGCATGGACCTCCGTCACGGGCGCAGGCATCACCGTGGGGATCATCGATGCGGGCATCAGCTCCGCGCAGCCGCTCATCGGCGCCGACTTCAACAACGGCGACAGCGATGCGGGGCGCACCATCACCACCGGCTACACCTACGGCGGCAGCGCCTTCAGCAGCTGCGCTCACGGCACCAGCATGAGCGGCCAGGCCGTTGGGCCGCGCAACGCCACGGGCGCCGCCACCGGCGTGGCCTACCGCAGCAGCCTGCGGTTCATCCGCGCCTGCCAGGACGTGGTGCTCGACCAGAGCGGCGAGCGTACCGGCGTGAAGAACGCGCTCGTCGCCCTCGGCGATGACCCTGCCGTGCGCGTCATCAGCATGAGCATCGGAACGCCCTTCAGCAGCAGCGTGCTCACCGATGGCGTCAACTACGCGTATGGCAAGGGCAAGATGCTCATGGCCGCGGCCGGCACGAGCTTCAGCTGGACAAGCTGGTGGGGCGTGATCTACCCTGCAGCGCTCCCGAAATGCGTGGCGGTGACCGGCGTGAAGGAGAGCGGAGCCAAATGCAGCAGCTGCCACGACGGCAGCCAGGTGGACCTCACGATCTGCATGGAGCGAAATGCGAGCAGCAGCCGCAACTCGCTCAGCCTGCCGCCCAGCGGCACCTCGCCCATCTACATCGGCGGCAGCAGCAGCGCCACCGCCACCGCAGCGGGCATAGCCGCGCTGGTGTGGAGCGCACGGCCCACCGCCACGCGTGAGCAGGTGCTGGGCTGCCTCACCTCCACCGCGCAGTTCGCGGCGGCACCGAGCGGCAGCAAGGGGTACGGCAACATCAACGCGGCGGCCGCGGTCAACTGCGCACTGGCACCCTAG
- a CDS encoding BlaI/MecI/CopY family transcriptional regulator gives MERLTRAEETVMHALWKLGPSFVKDLVKAMPRPRPAVTTVSTIVRILEEKGFVGHEAFGRSHRYHALVSREAYGKRAARRLLHDYFAGSPHALLSSFMEREDIGAEELDALLRLIKKHRKP, from the coding sequence ATGGAACGCCTCACGCGCGCCGAGGAGACGGTGATGCACGCCCTCTGGAAGCTGGGCCCGTCCTTCGTGAAGGACCTGGTCAAGGCCATGCCCCGGCCGCGGCCGGCCGTCACCACCGTGAGCACCATCGTGCGCATCCTGGAGGAAAAGGGCTTCGTCGGGCATGAGGCCTTCGGCCGCAGCCACCGCTACCACGCCCTCGTGAGCCGCGAAGCCTACGGCAAGCGCGCAGCGCGACGGCTGCTGCACGACTACTTCGCCGGGTCGCCGCACGCCCTGCTCTCCTCCTTCATGGAGCGAGAGGACATCGGGGCGGAGGAGCTCGATGCGCTGCTACGCCTCATCAAGAAGCACCGCAAGCCATGA
- a CDS encoding M56 family metallopeptidase, producing the protein MTPAILWYLKANAALALLLGAYWLALRYETWLAGRRAWLLGAAISALLLPLLPPFPLPAATVLQDLPVLRLAPAFAQKAPAIDAASLLVTLHALVSVALIARLGWRIRRATRALAHGLGGASSFFGRIHIPDGASVRDRAAMLAHERAHAALGHSCDVVALELLAAACWSSPLWRILLRELRRVHEYQADAIAARSTDHYPELLLASALGVPSEALLNRFRTSNLQHRIRMLHNNRPPRKALPKLLIALPLVPLLALLTGTSRIPAGIPPPSAVVLQADRQAEFPGGMEALVKHLSAAIAYPESARKDGVEGMVHIAFTVQASGRVAGAHVKHGVRDDLDREAVRVVSAMPEWKPALINGKAVDTELTLPIAFRLGAKP; encoded by the coding sequence ATGACGCCCGCGATCCTCTGGTACCTCAAGGCCAATGCCGCGCTCGCGCTGCTGCTCGGCGCCTACTGGCTGGCGCTCCGATACGAGACCTGGCTTGCGGGCCGCAGGGCGTGGCTCCTCGGCGCGGCCATCTCCGCCCTCCTGCTGCCGCTCCTTCCGCCGTTCCCGCTTCCCGCCGCTACCGTCCTGCAGGACCTGCCCGTGCTACGCCTCGCCCCCGCCTTCGCGCAGAAGGCACCCGCCATCGATGCCGCTTCGCTGCTGGTGACGCTGCATGCGCTGGTGAGCGTCGCGCTGATCGCGCGCCTCGGCTGGCGCATCCGGAGGGCCACACGCGCGCTCGCCCATGGCCTCGGCGGCGCCTCCTCCTTCTTCGGCAGGATCCACATTCCCGATGGCGCATCCGTCCGCGACCGCGCTGCGATGCTGGCCCACGAACGCGCCCATGCCGCGCTCGGCCACAGTTGCGATGTGGTCGCGCTCGAGCTCCTCGCCGCAGCCTGCTGGTCAAGCCCCCTCTGGCGCATCCTGCTGCGCGAACTCCGCCGCGTGCACGAGTACCAAGCCGATGCGATCGCTGCGCGGTCGACCGACCACTACCCCGAGCTGCTCCTCGCCAGCGCGCTCGGCGTTCCTTCCGAAGCGCTCCTCAACCGGTTCCGCACATCCAACCTCCAACACCGCATCCGCATGCTCCACAACAACCGCCCCCCGCGCAAAGCGCTGCCCAAACTGCTGATCGCCCTGCCCCTGGTGCCCCTCCTCGCGCTCCTCACCGGCACCAGCCGCATTCCTGCCGGCATCCCGCCGCCTTCGGCCGTCGTCCTCCAAGCCGACCGTCAGGCGGAATTCCCCGGCGGCATGGAGGCCCTCGTCAAGCACCTCAGCGCAGCCATCGCCTATCCGGAATCGGCCCGTAAGGACGGCGTGGAGGGCATGGTGCACATCGCCTTCACCGTGCAAGCCAGCGGACGCGTGGCCGGCGCCCATGTGAAGCACGGCGTGCGCGACGACCTCGATCGCGAAGCAGTGCGCGTGGTGAGCGCGATGCCCGAATGGAAGCCCGCACTCATCAATGGAAAGGCGGTGGATACCGAGCTCACCCTGCCCATCGCCTTCCGCTTGGGCGCCAAGCCGTAG
- a CDS encoding universal stress protein — protein sequence MNPTAEPRRILHPTNLEAAATGAFAHALRLAVSARATLTLLHAGEEDDRTMGAMPQVRETLRTWGLLRSADGAQELKDLGLGVRKLLASGDPVQACADYLEEHRCDLVVLHTHQREGGAAWLGGRVAEPVAREAQQPVLIVPGGAQGFVDPATGALRLQRILVPIDKAPAPDAAVLLTVWLLETLAVEDAEVMLLHAGREDRAPRVQPPQRPGWQWHLNVQEGEAVETILRVERAWQPHLVVMTTQGHDGILDALRGSTTERVLRQIRCPLLTRTLKPD from the coding sequence ATGAATCCGACGGCGGAGCCCCGGCGCATCCTGCATCCCACCAATCTTGAGGCCGCGGCGACCGGCGCCTTCGCGCATGCCTTGCGCCTGGCCGTCTCCGCCCGCGCCACGCTCACCCTGCTCCATGCCGGCGAGGAGGACGACCGCACGATGGGGGCCATGCCGCAGGTGCGTGAAACGCTGCGCACCTGGGGGCTGCTCCGCAGCGCCGATGGCGCACAGGAGCTGAAGGATCTCGGCCTCGGCGTGCGCAAGCTGCTCGCTAGCGGTGATCCCGTGCAGGCCTGCGCCGACTACCTCGAGGAGCACCGCTGCGACCTGGTGGTGCTGCACACGCATCAGCGCGAAGGCGGCGCAGCTTGGCTGGGCGGCCGTGTGGCCGAGCCCGTGGCACGCGAGGCCCAGCAGCCGGTACTGATCGTCCCCGGTGGCGCACAAGGCTTCGTGGACCCCGCTACGGGCGCCCTTCGGCTGCAGCGCATCCTGGTACCTATCGACAAGGCGCCCGCACCCGATGCGGCCGTGCTGCTGACCGTCTGGTTGCTGGAGACGCTCGCCGTGGAGGATGCCGAGGTGATGCTCCTCCATGCCGGCCGGGAGGACCGTGCCCCGCGCGTGCAGCCGCCCCAGCGCCCCGGATGGCAATGGCACCTGAACGTGCAGGAAGGAGAGGCCGTGGAGACCATCCTGCGCGTGGAGCGCGCGTGGCAACCGCACCTGGTGGTGATGACCACGCAGGGCCATGATGGCATCCTGGACGCCTTGCGCGGCAGCACCACCGAACGGGTGCTGCGCCAGATTCGCTGCCCCTTGCTGACCCGTACGCTCAAGCCGGATTGA
- a CDS encoding DUF2892 domain-containing protein: MKPNMGSADRLIRALVAIVFAVLYFTGTVSGTLGIVLLALGAVFLLTSAIGFCPLYAPFGISTCPAKKA, encoded by the coding sequence ATGAAGCCGAACATGGGTTCCGCAGACCGTCTCATCCGCGCGCTCGTCGCCATCGTCTTTGCCGTGCTGTACTTCACCGGAACGGTGAGCGGTACGCTGGGCATCGTGCTGCTTGCACTCGGCGCCGTCTTCCTGCTCACCAGTGCGATCGGCTTCTGTCCGCTGTACGCACCGTTCGGCATCAGCACCTGCCCGGCGAAGAAGGCCTGA
- a CDS encoding gliding motility-associated C-terminal domain-containing protein yields MLLPRPSRLRSRILPILGGALVMLGLALPGAAQTLTIPFTSGPIPPCDTSTFTANVAGIGTLYPWGSSPWGVYSIYSLGVNITTDHPEYLQITLTSPEGTTLLLSAFNGAGGQNYTGTNFIAGGSDITTGSAPFTGWWAPQGGDFSVFDGEDADGTWVITVIDTACAGGPNAGPGGAQNGEGWNPGWFDGNANSGGFTMAINTPPPPCMIDMGWQQATICPGQTVDVLSSFESAWGGSGVTLIVSSWMGSVPDPYAVAVAGTYYIEGYDWWGECYYYGSYEVYAAPSIALGGDQAVTQCSGAGPVDLTTLFSFAGATTATWTHDGAPISSIEAAAASSPGVYEVAATNFGCSDTAQVTLSVADTPVLGPDQAATICAGGSADLAALFTLAGLSATWSFNGVPITAPTAASLPGTYNVNAVTPDGCTDDAVATLTVENPPALGPDQAASICNNTSLDLSAFFTTDGMSAAWTFIGAPVANPTAVQQAGTYQLVATTAAGCGDTALVVVSVLLSPLLGMDLIDFTCEDEPLDLTGFYPTTGLTTSWTFGGLPVPDPTAVMTPGVYTLVAVDANNCTDTAQTTVELMPLPVLGPDQSLTGCDAVAVDLTGLYATGTDNTAWTLAGAPVVDPTAVTEAGTYTLTVTNAAGCTATAMVTLQLDPSPALGGDQSTSTCAGTSTDLTAFFSTTDLSTEWTWGGTPVADPSAVSASGSYQLVVTNGFNCTDTAVVNYTVHANPELGGDLSFALCPWQTVDLSAVFPTVGMTAAYMLNGAEVGDATAVADSGDYVVRITDANGCTDEATARVTNVECLCTADFTADARCIQEPARFTAVADSAIVGAQWEFGAAAGSATGINPEVMLAVEGELLVTMTAQLSCGTVTVERTITLQDCADSCAVYIPNAFTPNSDERNDAWSWVGDCDPEEFLLMVFNRWGELIYATEDPLAKWDGTYQGTVSQDGVYVYRVRYRLPYQARKDLIGHVTLLR; encoded by the coding sequence GTGCTCCTGCCCCGTCCGTCCCGGCTCCGGTCCCGTATCCTTCCCATCCTCGGGGGAGCGCTGGTGATGCTTGGCCTGGCCCTGCCGGGCGCTGCGCAGACCCTCACCATTCCCTTCACCAGCGGTCCCATACCGCCGTGCGACACCAGCACCTTCACGGCGAATGTGGCGGGGATCGGGACCCTCTATCCCTGGGGCTCCAGCCCCTGGGGCGTGTATTCCATCTATTCGCTGGGCGTCAACATCACCACCGACCATCCGGAGTACCTGCAGATCACCCTCACCTCGCCGGAGGGCACCACCCTGCTGCTATCGGCTTTCAACGGCGCGGGCGGCCAGAACTACACGGGCACCAACTTCATCGCGGGCGGCTCCGACATCACCACGGGAAGCGCCCCCTTCACCGGTTGGTGGGCCCCGCAAGGCGGCGATTTCAGCGTGTTCGATGGGGAGGATGCCGATGGCACCTGGGTCATCACGGTGATCGATACGGCTTGTGCGGGCGGCCCCAATGCCGGGCCGGGTGGCGCGCAGAATGGCGAGGGGTGGAATCCGGGCTGGTTCGATGGCAACGCCAACAGCGGCGGCTTCACCATGGCCATCAACACGCCGCCGCCGCCTTGCATGATCGACATGGGCTGGCAGCAGGCCACGATCTGCCCGGGGCAGACGGTGGATGTGCTGAGCAGCTTCGAGAGCGCATGGGGAGGCTCGGGCGTCACCCTTATCGTGAGCTCCTGGATGGGCAGCGTGCCGGATCCGTATGCAGTTGCCGTTGCAGGCACCTATTACATCGAGGGCTACGACTGGTGGGGAGAATGCTACTATTATGGATCGTACGAGGTGTATGCCGCACCGTCCATCGCGCTCGGAGGCGATCAAGCGGTGACGCAATGCAGCGGCGCGGGGCCGGTGGATCTGACCACGCTCTTCAGCTTTGCCGGCGCCACCACCGCGACATGGACGCACGATGGCGCACCGATTTCCAGCATCGAGGCCGCGGCAGCTTCGTCACCGGGGGTGTATGAAGTGGCCGCAACGAACTTCGGCTGCAGCGATACGGCGCAGGTCACCTTGTCCGTGGCAGACACGCCCGTGCTCGGTCCGGACCAGGCCGCGACCATCTGCGCAGGCGGCAGTGCCGACCTCGCCGCGCTGTTCACGCTAGCAGGCCTCAGCGCAACCTGGTCATTCAACGGCGTTCCGATCACCGCACCCACCGCAGCGAGCCTGCCAGGGACTTACAACGTGAATGCGGTCACGCCGGATGGCTGCACCGATGATGCCGTGGCGACGCTGACCGTGGAGAACCCGCCGGCGCTAGGCCCGGACCAGGCGGCCAGCATCTGCAACAACACCTCGCTGGACCTCAGCGCCTTCTTCACCACGGATGGCATGAGCGCGGCCTGGACCTTCATCGGCGCACCAGTCGCCAACCCCACTGCGGTGCAGCAGGCCGGCACCTACCAGCTTGTGGCCACCACCGCAGCCGGCTGCGGCGATACGGCCCTGGTGGTGGTGAGCGTGCTCCTGAGCCCATTGCTCGGCATGGACCTGATCGACTTCACGTGCGAGGATGAGCCCTTGGACCTCACAGGCTTCTACCCAACCACGGGACTCACCACCAGTTGGACCTTCGGCGGATTGCCGGTGCCGGACCCCACTGCGGTCATGACGCCGGGCGTATACACACTGGTGGCCGTGGATGCCAACAATTGCACGGACACGGCACAGACCACGGTGGAATTGATGCCGCTTCCGGTGCTGGGTCCCGATCAATCGTTGACCGGCTGCGATGCGGTTGCGGTGGACCTGACCGGCCTCTACGCCACAGGAACCGATAACACGGCCTGGACCCTGGCCGGTGCTCCGGTAGTTGATCCGACCGCCGTCACCGAAGCGGGCACCTACACGCTCACGGTCACCAATGCCGCCGGATGCACCGCCACGGCCATGGTCACCCTGCAACTGGACCCATCCCCGGCATTGGGGGGCGATCAGAGCACGAGCACATGCGCCGGCACATCCACGGATCTCACGGCATTCTTCAGCACCACAGACCTAAGCACCGAATGGACATGGGGCGGCACTCCGGTCGCCGATCCCAGCGCAGTGAGCGCATCGGGCTCGTACCAGCTGGTGGTCACCAATGGCTTCAACTGCACGGATACGGCGGTGGTCAACTACACCGTGCACGCCAACCCGGAACTCGGTGGCGACCTCAGCTTCGCGCTGTGCCCCTGGCAAACGGTCGACCTCAGCGCGGTGTTCCCCACCGTCGGCATGACCGCCGCATACATGCTCAATGGAGCGGAGGTCGGTGACGCCACTGCCGTTGCGGACAGCGGTGACTACGTGGTGCGCATCACGGATGCCAATGGCTGCACGGATGAGGCCACCGCCCGGGTGACCAACGTGGAATGCCTGTGCACCGCCGACTTCACGGCTGACGCGCGCTGCATCCAGGAGCCCGCCCGCTTCACGGCGGTGGCGGATTCGGCCATCGTGGGCGCGCAATGGGAGTTCGGAGCGGCGGCGGGCTCCGCCACGGGCATCAATCCAGAGGTGATGCTGGCCGTCGAGGGCGAGCTGCTGGTGACGATGACCGCCCAGCTCAGCTGCGGAACGGTCACCGTGGAACGGACCATCACCCTGCAGGACTGCGCGGACTCATGCGCCGTGTACATCCCCAACGCCTTCACGCCGAACAGCGATGAGCGGAACGACGCCTGGAGCTGGGTCGGCGATTGCGACCCCGAGGAGTTCCTGCTGATGGTGTTCAACCGCTGGGGCGAGCTGATCTATGCCACGGAGGATCCGCTTGCGAAGTGGGATGGCACCTATCAAGGCACGGTTTCGCAGGACGGGGTGTACGTGTACCGGGTTCGGTACCGTCTCCCCTATCAGGCGCGGAAGGACCTCATCGGCCATGTGACATTGCTGCGCTAG
- a CDS encoding GNAT family N-acetyltransferase encodes MRSTTRSIAIALAGPAEAGAPVQVEVKERIASFRAATWDAAAADGSIFLSHGYLHALEEAMRDAMEFRYVLFRDAARGPVGVAVFQLAEFEDNGGQQSEAACRMGLFKARVRRELKLRALVCGNVFHCGDHGAHFVAGVPRAAQLEALDRAMTAVMADGRLKRRVAVRVFKEHWPRDEEAARVLQGRGYHALATDVNMVLAVNPAWKCLEDYQSALTAKARTRLRSILERSSALRVMELDAKAIAANAGRMQELLDAVLEQSPYIFGRLCVEAYAGWKERFGDAMVLRGYWLDGELVGFSAAFVNGDCLDAQFVGIDYAHNRQHAIYLRMLVDLLELAISRGLRRVNYGRTSEQAKSGLGAVPVAMGVHVKLCNRVTNQLAGPFIRKVRPAAFELRSPFRR; translated from the coding sequence ATGCGGTCCACCACACGCAGCATTGCCATCGCGCTGGCAGGCCCTGCCGAAGCCGGGGCACCGGTGCAGGTGGAGGTAAAGGAGCGCATCGCCTCGTTTCGTGCCGCAACCTGGGATGCCGCGGCTGCCGACGGCTCCATCTTCCTGAGCCATGGCTATCTCCACGCGCTGGAGGAGGCCATGCGCGACGCGATGGAATTCCGTTACGTGCTGTTCCGCGATGCGGCGCGCGGCCCGGTGGGCGTGGCGGTGTTCCAGCTGGCGGAGTTCGAGGACAACGGCGGCCAGCAGAGCGAAGCGGCGTGCCGGATGGGCCTGTTCAAGGCGCGCGTGCGGCGCGAGCTGAAGCTGCGGGCCCTGGTCTGCGGCAACGTGTTCCATTGCGGCGACCACGGCGCGCACTTCGTGGCCGGTGTGCCGCGCGCGGCGCAGCTGGAGGCGCTGGACCGCGCGATGACCGCGGTGATGGCCGATGGGCGGCTGAAGCGCCGCGTGGCGGTGCGCGTGTTCAAGGAGCACTGGCCCAGGGATGAGGAGGCCGCCCGGGTGCTGCAGGGCCGCGGCTACCATGCGCTGGCCACCGACGTGAACATGGTGCTCGCGGTGAATCCGGCATGGAAGTGCCTGGAGGACTATCAGAGCGCGCTCACGGCCAAGGCACGCACGCGGCTGCGCTCCATCCTGGAGCGCTCATCGGCGCTGCGGGTGATGGAGCTCGACGCGAAAGCAATCGCGGCCAACGCCGGGCGCATGCAGGAGCTGCTGGATGCCGTGCTGGAGCAATCGCCCTACATCTTCGGGCGGCTCTGTGTGGAGGCCTACGCCGGCTGGAAGGAGCGCTTCGGCGACGCCATGGTGCTGCGGGGCTATTGGCTCGATGGCGAGCTCGTGGGCTTCAGCGCGGCCTTCGTCAACGGCGATTGCCTCGATGCGCAGTTCGTGGGCATCGACTATGCGCACAACCGGCAGCACGCCATCTACCTGCGCATGCTCGTCGACCTGCTGGAGCTGGCCATCTCGCGCGGCCTTCGCCGCGTGAACTACGGCCGCACCTCGGAACAGGCCAAGAGCGGGCTGGGCGCGGTGCCGGTGGCCATGGGCGTGCACGTGAAGCTCTGCAACCGCGTCACCAACCAGCTCGCGGGTCCCTTCATCCGCAAGGTGAGGCCGGCCGCGTTCGAGCTGCGCTCGCCCTTCCGCCGATAG
- a CDS encoding transposase: MPGYSIHDQHAIHFVTFTIVEWIDVFTRRIYRDIVLDSFRYCQNHKGLKVHAWVIMSNHVHAVLSASEGNLSDVIRDLKGHTSKAIVAAVQNENESRREWMLARFAANAVTHARNTHYQVWTHDNHPLQLQSYTIKQRVDYTHQNPVRAGWVDQPRDYLYSSARDYQDEPGLLKVDRVW; the protein is encoded by the coding sequence ATGCCGGGCTACAGCATACACGACCAGCACGCCATCCACTTCGTCACCTTCACCATTGTGGAATGGATCGATGTGTTCACGCGGCGCATCTACCGCGACATCGTGCTCGACAGCTTCCGCTACTGCCAGAACCACAAAGGACTGAAGGTGCATGCGTGGGTGATCATGAGCAATCATGTGCACGCCGTGCTGAGCGCCTCGGAGGGCAACCTCTCCGATGTGATCCGCGACCTGAAGGGCCATACGAGCAAGGCCATCGTCGCGGCAGTACAGAATGAGAATGAAAGCCGTCGCGAATGGATGCTGGCCCGGTTCGCGGCGAATGCTGTGACGCACGCCCGCAACACGCACTACCAGGTGTGGACGCATGACAACCACCCGCTCCAGCTTCAATCATACACCATCAAGCAGCGCGTGGACTACACCCACCAGAACCCCGTCCGCGCGGGTTGGGTGGACCAGCCACGCGACTACCTCTACAGCTCGGCGCGTGACTACCAGGATGAGCCCGGCTTGCTGAAGGTGGATAGGGTGTGGTGA